One genomic region from Microcystis panniformis FACHB-1757 encodes:
- a CDS encoding sensor histidine kinase — protein sequence MNWLKQGKWIAGGFGLTVLLMGTISLVSYRNTLALRQRAAEVEVTYEIIDNLANLYANMAVAESGRRGYIKTGSPSELGRHRRAIALMQSNWQLLAKQLENGTDFEREMVTQIGDLMYRRIALFNQSIATYKSDQSDDISQDAITVKSVDIRDKFQNLLTYLQASQKRNLRSSIASSRDSIRENSLLGLLGTFTSFGIICGVYFLVFWQEKRRQKSDEIHRLLLQEKELSDLKIQLFSMISHEFRTPLTVILSASQLLENGLKDAEQSSRKNLYRIQSSVKLMNQFLTDILILTRAESGNLSCRLEPLDIEAFCLNLVEDFQFINKNNTPIKFVSQGLMIRPYLDEKLLYSILSNLLLNAIKYSPTGAGISLILGKDSDRIVFQVRDHGIGIAEEDRGKIYEPFYRGQNVENIIGTGLGLAVVKKCVELHRGEIALDSQVDKGTSFTVKLPISP from the coding sequence ATGAATTGGCTCAAACAAGGAAAATGGATCGCGGGAGGTTTCGGGCTAACTGTCTTACTGATGGGAACTATTAGCCTAGTTTCCTATCGCAATACCCTCGCCCTGCGTCAGCGCGCTGCTGAGGTGGAAGTTACCTACGAGATTATCGATAATCTCGCTAATCTTTACGCTAACATGGCGGTGGCCGAATCGGGAAGACGGGGTTATATCAAAACTGGCAGCCCTAGTGAATTGGGCCGTCATCGTCGGGCGATCGCTTTGATGCAATCTAACTGGCAACTCTTGGCTAAACAATTAGAAAACGGCACGGATTTTGAGCGCGAAATGGTGACTCAGATCGGGGATTTAATGTATCGGCGAATTGCTCTATTTAATCAATCGATCGCTACCTATAAATCTGATCAATCTGATGATATTTCTCAAGATGCAATCACGGTTAAAAGTGTCGATATCCGGGATAAGTTTCAAAATCTTCTTACCTATTTACAAGCTAGTCAGAAAAGGAATTTAAGAAGTAGCATCGCTAGTTCTAGGGATAGTATTCGCGAAAATTCTCTGTTGGGTTTACTGGGAACTTTTACTAGCTTTGGGATTATTTGCGGAGTTTATTTCTTAGTTTTTTGGCAAGAGAAACGGCGACAAAAAAGTGATGAAATTCACCGGTTATTACTACAGGAAAAAGAACTTTCCGATCTAAAAATTCAGCTTTTTTCTATGATATCCCATGAATTCCGAACTCCTTTAACCGTGATTCTTTCCGCCTCGCAGTTATTAGAAAATGGCTTAAAAGATGCAGAACAGTCGAGCAGAAAAAACCTATATAGAATCCAGTCTTCTGTCAAGCTAATGAATCAATTCTTAACAGATATTTTGATTTTAACAAGGGCAGAATCTGGTAATCTCAGTTGTCGGCTAGAGCCGCTCGATATTGAAGCTTTTTGTTTAAATTTAGTCGAGGATTTTCAATTTATCAATAAAAATAATACGCCGATTAAATTTGTCAGTCAGGGATTGATGATTCGTCCCTATCTAGATGAGAAACTGCTCTACTCGATTTTAAGTAATTTACTCTTAAATGCGATTAAATATTCCCCCACAGGAGCAGGGATTAGTTTGATTTTGGGGAAAGATAGCGATCGCATTGTTTTTCAAGTCCGGGATCACGGTATCGGCATTGCCGAGGAAGATAGAGGTAAGATCTATGAACCCTTTTATCGGGGTCAGAATGTGGAAAATATTATCGGCACGGGATTGGGGTTAGCAGTGGTTAAAAAATGCGTCGAACTCCACCGCGGCGAAATCGCCCTAGATAGCCAAGTGGATAAGGGAACAAGCTTTACCGTCAAACTGCCCATTTCACCCTAG
- the psb27 gene encoding photosystem II protein Psb27, whose product MSLKPYISRLLALVLVLVIGLMGCSSSSRLTGNYGQDTLTVIETLTTALDLVKDDPNKAAVESQAKEQINDYISLYRRDKKSGGLRSFTTMQTALNSLAGYYTAYGSRPIPDKLKQRLKQEFKQVQFSLQKGI is encoded by the coding sequence ATGTCTCTAAAACCTTACATTTCTCGCTTATTAGCTTTGGTTCTCGTCCTGGTCATCGGATTGATGGGTTGTTCTAGTAGTTCGCGGTTAACCGGCAATTATGGACAGGATACCCTGACGGTGATTGAAACTTTAACCACAGCCCTTGATTTAGTCAAAGATGACCCGAATAAAGCGGCAGTTGAGTCGCAAGCAAAGGAACAAATCAACGATTACATCTCCCTCTACCGACGAGATAAAAAATCCGGGGGTTTGCGTTCTTTCACTACTATGCAAACAGCCTTAAACTCTCTAGCTGGTTATTATACCGCCTACGGTTCCCGTCCCATCCCCGACAAACTCAAACAACGTTTAAAACAAGAATTTAAACAGGTGCAATTCTCTCTCCAGAAAGGAATTTAG
- a CDS encoding endonuclease MutS2 has product MIQDETLELLEWPRLCQHLATFAATKLGAIAIRQLPLPESKEESLNLLCQTKEVYSLEQKLDSRLSFDGITDIGDALERAHLGGLLSGQELLNIATTLAGVRRLRRLIDEQEDIPVLKELVAEIRTYPEIEQEIHRCIDEDGRISDRASPQLREIRGQMKVIKERIYRKLQDIMQKQGGAIQEAVITQRSDRWVIPVKAAQKEQIPGIIHDTSSTGATFYIEPHSIVDQGNQLRQYRRQEQIEEEKILRQLSNTIAEAFDDLEYLLAIATRLDLATARARYSLWLEGNPPHFIDGSETITLRNLRHPLLWWQKHHEQGGEVVPINVQITPEIRVVAITGPNTGGKTVTLKTLGLAALMAKAGLFIPAREPVEIPWFDHVLADIGDEQSLQQSLSTFSGHIRRIVRILAALNSRSLVLLDEVGAGTDPAEGSPLAIAILQYLADHSLLTVATTHYGELKALKYRDSRFENASVEFDDRTLSPTYRLLWGIPGRSNALTIAQRLGLSPEIVAEARNHLGGLSEEINQVIAGLEAQRREQESKAQEASQLLQQTEKFYTEVSTRANSLQERERELKRYQEQEIQKALLSAKAEINDVIRRLQAGTKTGKDAQKATEELTAIAERLLPKTEKTKVNYRPQVGERVRLPNLGQTAEVLAISPESEEISLRFGMMKMTLPLDQIESLDGQKVETAPKTAKNLPQTPTKPQETPLIRTANNTVDIRGSRVAESETDIEQAIVRATPSGILWIIHGKGTGKLRQGVHDFLSRHPQVKRFQLAPQNEGGSGVTIAYLT; this is encoded by the coding sequence TTGATTCAAGACGAAACCCTAGAATTATTGGAATGGCCGCGGCTATGTCAACACCTAGCTACTTTTGCAGCGACTAAACTCGGTGCGATCGCGATTCGTCAATTGCCGTTACCAGAAAGCAAAGAGGAAAGTTTAAACCTACTCTGCCAAACCAAAGAAGTTTATAGCTTAGAACAAAAATTAGATAGTCGTCTTTCCTTTGATGGGATTACCGACATCGGTGATGCCCTAGAAAGGGCGCATCTGGGGGGGTTATTATCGGGACAGGAACTTTTAAATATTGCCACGACTTTGGCCGGAGTGCGACGTTTACGGCGTTTAATTGACGAACAGGAAGATATACCAGTTTTAAAAGAGTTAGTAGCCGAAATTCGCACCTATCCAGAGATAGAACAGGAAATACACCGTTGTATCGATGAAGATGGCCGGATATCCGATCGCGCTAGTCCCCAATTACGGGAAATTCGGGGACAAATGAAGGTGATTAAAGAGCGAATTTACCGCAAATTGCAGGATATCATGCAAAAACAGGGCGGTGCTATCCAAGAAGCGGTCATTACCCAAAGAAGCGACCGCTGGGTGATTCCCGTCAAAGCAGCACAAAAAGAGCAAATACCGGGGATAATTCACGATACTTCCAGCACAGGAGCGACTTTTTACATTGAACCTCACTCTATCGTTGACCAAGGCAATCAACTGCGGCAATATCGTCGTCAGGAACAAATCGAAGAAGAAAAAATCCTGCGGCAGTTAAGTAATACAATCGCCGAAGCCTTTGACGACTTAGAATATTTACTTGCGATCGCTACTAGGCTCGATCTGGCCACCGCCAGGGCCCGTTACAGTTTATGGTTAGAGGGTAATCCCCCCCACTTTATCGATGGTTCGGAAACGATTACTTTACGGAATTTGCGTCATCCTTTGCTCTGGTGGCAAAAACACCATGAACAGGGGGGGGAGGTCGTACCAATAAATGTGCAGATTACCCCAGAAATTCGCGTTGTTGCCATCACCGGACCAAATACCGGCGGAAAAACCGTTACTTTAAAAACCCTCGGATTAGCGGCTTTAATGGCGAAAGCGGGCCTGTTTATTCCAGCGCGGGAACCGGTAGAGATACCCTGGTTCGATCACGTTTTAGCCGATATCGGGGATGAACAGTCTTTGCAACAGAGTTTATCGACTTTTTCGGGTCACATTCGCCGGATTGTCCGCATTTTAGCGGCTTTAAATTCTCGTTCCTTGGTTTTACTCGATGAGGTGGGAGCAGGTACGGATCCGGCTGAGGGAAGTCCTTTAGCGATCGCTATTTTACAATACCTCGCTGATCATAGTTTATTGACGGTGGCTACCACTCACTACGGGGAATTAAAAGCGTTAAAGTATCGAGATTCTCGCTTTGAAAATGCCTCGGTAGAGTTTGATGATCGCACTCTTTCCCCCACTTATCGACTATTATGGGGCATTCCGGGGCGTTCTAATGCTTTAACTATTGCCCAGCGTTTGGGATTAAGTCCCGAAATTGTGGCCGAAGCGAGAAATCATCTGGGGGGGTTATCGGAGGAGATAAATCAAGTAATTGCTGGTTTGGAAGCGCAAAGACGGGAACAGGAGTCAAAAGCTCAAGAAGCTAGTCAATTACTCCAACAAACGGAGAAATTTTATACAGAAGTTTCCACGCGGGCTAATTCTCTACAGGAGAGAGAGCGAGAATTAAAGCGTTATCAGGAGCAGGAGATACAAAAGGCTTTATTATCGGCAAAAGCAGAGATTAATGACGTTATTCGCCGATTGCAAGCGGGAACAAAAACTGGTAAAGATGCCCAAAAAGCCACAGAGGAGTTAACTGCGATCGCAGAAAGGTTATTACCAAAAACGGAAAAAACTAAGGTTAATTATCGTCCGCAAGTGGGGGAAAGGGTACGCTTGCCCAATTTGGGACAAACTGCCGAAGTTTTAGCAATTTCACCAGAATCAGAGGAGATTTCCCTGCGTTTCGGGATGATGAAGATGACCCTACCCTTAGATCAGATTGAGTCTTTGGATGGTCAAAAAGTGGAAACTGCGCCAAAAACTGCCAAAAATTTGCCCCAAACTCCCACAAAACCCCAGGAGACCCCTTTAATTCGTACTGCTAATAATACTGTCGATATTCGCGGTTCCAGGGTGGCAGAGTCAGAAACGGATATCGAACAGGCGATCGTCAGAGCCACCCCATCGGGTATATTATGGATTATTCACGGTAAAGGTACGGGGAAATTGCGTCAAGGTGTTCACGATTTCCTATCCCGTCATCCCCAGGTAAAACGCTTTCAATTAGCACCCCAAAATGAGGGCGGTTCGGGGGTAACTATCGCTTATTTAACTTAG